The genomic DNA ACTTTCCGTTCCTCCATGGACGGTAATGTCGATAATTCCGGGGTGGCCCGCTATTCCAAGCTCAACACGCACCACCTCTGCCGTGTGTCCGCAGGCAAGGCCGGTGACGGCGTTTTCCTGCACATGGAAACGACCCATTCCAGATACCAGATCGTCATGGCCGGAAAGACCTTCATGCTTGAAGACGGCAAGCTTCTGGATGCGAAGAAGTCGATTGTTCAGGATAAGGCCAAGGTCTCGGAAGAAATGGTCATCCAGACTCGTGAGAACACCAGATACACGCTTGAGAAGTACGTCTATATTCGCACTTCCCTTGACCGGGAACCGGGTGATCTCAAGGAGATGTGTCTTGACGGACTCAAGAATGTGAAGACGTTCCAAGGGGTGTTCGGTCCTCATGCGAAGAGCTGGAAAGCCCTTTGGCAGAAGGCCGATATCCGTGTCACGGGTGATCGTTTTGTCCAGCGCGTCTTGCGACTGCACATTTATCACCTGCTCGTCACCGCCAGTCCGCATAATGCAGACCGGGATGCCGGGATGCCCGCACGCGGTCTGCATGGTGAGGCGTATCGCGGTCATATATTCTGGGATGAGGTCTACATTCAGCCTTTCTTCGATGCCAATTTCCCGGATATCTCCAAGGGCTTGCTCATGTACCGCTACAATCGTCTTGATGCGGCCCGTGAATATGCAAGGGAGAACGGCTATACGGGTGCCATGTATCCGTGGCAGACCGCGGACGACGGCAGTGAGGAGACACAGGAAGTTCATTACAATCCCGAGTCCAAGAGCTGGGGGCCTGATCTTTCCCGTCGGCAGAGACATGTCTCCATCGCGGTGTTCGTCAACGCGTGGCGTTATGTGACCTGGTCCGGCGACAAGACGTTTCTCAAGGAATACGGTGCCGAAATGATGCTCGACATCGCCCGTTTCTGGGGCGGTATCGCCACCTATGAAGAGGAAACGGACAAGTATCACATTGCCGGTGTCATGGGACCGGACGAGTTCCATGAAAAGCTTCCCGGCAGCGATGAGGCCGGGATCAAGGATAACGCCTACACCAATATCATGGTGGTCTGGCTTCTTGAGAGGTCGCTTGAGATACTTGAAGAATTGCCGGAAAAGGTCCGTAATGAGGTTGTCCAGAAGATCGGTCTGACCGACGAGGACTTGGCAAAGTGGAAGGACATGACCACCAAGCTCAATGTCATCATGACCGAAGACGGTATCATCAGCCAGTTCGAAGGCTATATGGATCTTGCCGAGCTTGACTGGGATTCCTACCGCAAGCGGTTCTATTCCATTCACCGCATGGACCGCATTCTCAAGGCGGAGAACGATTCTCCCGACAATTACAAGGTCGCCAAGCAGGCCGATACGCTCATGACATGGTATCTTCTCGAACCTGAGGAGGTCGCCCGCATTCTCAACCAGCTCGGGCATGAGGTCAAAGACCCGCTCAAGCTGCTCAAGGACAATTACGACTTTTACGAACAGCGAACCAGTCACGGTTCGACGCTTTCCAAAGTCGTGCACGCGGTTATTTCCAAGTACATCTATTCCAGTGAAATATCATGGGATTGGTTCATGGAGGCCATGCACAGCGATATCGAGGACACGCAGGGCGGCACGACCATTGAGGGCATTCATACCGGGGTCATGGCCGGAACGCTCGAAGTACTCAAGCAGGACTTTGCCGGACTCAATATGTCGTCCACACCCATGAAGGTTGATCCTGAACTGCCAGCCCATTGGGGTGAAATGCGGCTCAGTTTCACATGGCAGAAAATCTGGTTCGATCTCATTATCGATCAGGATCGCGTCAACATGACCGCCTATCACAAGGGCGACAAGGTTGTGCCGGTTCAGATTTTCGGCAAGGAATACCAACTCAAGCCCGGTATGACGGTCGAGGCCAGAAAAAGCTGACGTGCGGGAAAGAAATGATCGGTCCCCGGCCATATCCGTGGTCGGGGGCTTTTTTGTGCCATGACTACAATGCATTACAGTCTTTTCTGTCATGGTGAGGGGCTTGTGGCTGTTTGGCAATTCGCCAATCTTGAAAAAAGTTGCTTGCATGGAGGGGAGAAGGACGGTATCAGTGCCCCCGCGCCGGGTTCTCCCGGCAATTTATTTTTCAGGAGCACCCATGTCACTCAGTATAGGTATCGTCGGCCTGCCCAATGTCGGCAAGTCCACGCTTTTCAACGCACTTACCAAGGCCCAGAATGCCGAAAGCGCCAACTACGCTTTCTGCACCATTGAACCCAACAAGGCCGTTGTGCCGGTCCCTGACCCGCGCATCGAAGTGCTTGCCGACATCGTCAAGCCGCAGCGAGTGCAGCATTCCACTGTCGATTTCGTGGATATCGCCGGACTCGTCGCCGGAGCCAGCAAGGGTGAAGGACTCGGCAACAAGTTCCTCGGCAACATCCGTGAAACGCAGGCTATCCTTCACGTCGTCCGCTGTTTCGACAACGATGACGTCATTCACGTTGCCAACTCCATCGACCCGCTGCGCGACATCGACGTTATCGAGACCGAACTCATTCTCGCTGATGTGCAGGTGCTTGAAAACCGCATCGAGCGTATGGAAAAGCAGCTCAAGGGCGACAAGACGCTCGCTCCGAAGATCGAAGCGGGCAAGGCGCTGCTCGCGCACATGAATGAAGGGCAGCCCGCCTCCACTTTCACCGAGGAACTCAAGGGACTCGACGAAATTCTTTCCGAACTTCGCCTCATCACCGCCAAGAACGTCATCTACTGTGCAAACGTCGATGAAGACGGGCTTGTCGAGGACAATGACTACGTGAAGAAGGTCCGCGCCCTTGCCGAAGAACGCGGTGCCGAGTTCGTCAAGATTTCCGCCCGCATGGAAGAAGAACTCGTCGGCCTCGAAGACGAGGAATACAACGAATTCCTTGAATCCTACGGCATCACCGAATCCGGTCTGCACCAGATCATTCGCACCGGGTTCCATTCCCTCGGCCTCATCAGCTACTTCACCGCAGGCGTCAAGGAAGTCCGCGCTTGGACCATTCATCAGGGTGACAAGGCCCCGCAGGCCGCTGGCGTCATCCACACCGATTTTGAACGCGGCTTCATCCGCGCGGAAATCGTGGCCTACGACCAGTACGTCGAGCACGGCTCCGAATCCAAGTGCCGAAGCGAAGGCGTGCTGCGCGTCGAAGGAAAAGACTACGTCATGCAGGACGGCGATGTGACGCACTTCCTGTTTAACGTTTAAAATCAGATTGGGATGCGCCTGCGGCGCGATTGTCGGGTGATTTCGTCTCCGACGGCTCAAGGGCTATACCCTTGAGAATCCCATTAGCGCCTCCGGCGAAAGCTTATAAAAAAGAACAGCCCCGACAAAAGTCGGGGCTGTTCTTTTTTATAAAACTTATTTCGCCGAAGACGAGAAAGGGAGTCCAGAGGGTATAGCCCTCTGGCCGCCGGAGGCGAAGTCACCAGACATCGCCGCGCAGCGGCATCCCATCCTGATTCAAACCGTTAAGGAAAAACCACCTCAACCTGTTCGGCGCCGTCTTTGCGGGCGGCGATTTCACCGATGCGGTAGGCGTCGACATCATCGCGTGCTTCGAGCATTTCAAGGGCCTTGTCTGCGCTGTCGGCATCACAGATGAGGATGTAGCCGATGCCACAGTTGAATATCTGGAGCATTTCAGGCCACGAGAGGTTTCCTTCGGCCTTGAGCCAGTCGAAGATCGGCAGCATGGGCCATGAGCCGAATTCCACGGTGGCTGCGGTGCCTTCGGGCAGGATGCGCGGCACGTTGTCGTAGAAGCCGCCGCCGGTGACGTGGACCATGCCCTTGATGTCGATGTCCTTCATCAGTTCGAGCACGGGCTTCACGTAGATTTTGGTCGGCTGGATGAGCACGTCCGCCACGGGCTTGTCAGAGCCGGGGAAGGTCTCGTCCGCCTTGAGTCCGGACTGATCGAACAGCTTGCGGATCAGGGAATAGCCGTTGGAATGTGCGCCGGATGAACCGAGGCCGATCATGACGTCACCGGGGGCGATGGACGCGCCGTTGACGAGCTTGGGGGTGTCGGCAAGACCTACGGCAAAGCCGGAGAGGTCGTATTCGCCGTCGGGATAGAATCCCGGCATTTCGGCGGTTTCGCCGCCCAGCAGGGCACAGTCGGACTGGCGGCAGCCTTCGCAGACGCCGGAGACGACCTGCTCGGCCACGCCGGACTCCAGTTTGCCGGTGGCGAAGTAATCGAGAAAAAAGAGTGGTGCCGCGCCCTGGACGAGCACGTCGTTGACGGACATGGCAACGAGGTCGATGCCCACGGTGTCATGCTTGTCGAACATGAAGGCCAGCTTCAGCTTGGTGCCGACGCCGTCTGCGCCTGCCACAAGCATGGGGGCTTCCATGCCTTTGATTTCCGGTTTGAACAAACCGCCGAAGCCGCCGATATCGGTGGCAACGCCGGGGGTGAAGGTGGACTTCACCATGTCCTTGATGCGGCTGACGAACAGATTGCCCGCCTCGATGTCAACACCGGCATCGGTGTAGGCTTGGGAACGTTTTGCGCTCTCGCTCATTGTTGTCTCCTCAAGGGGTGTAAGATGGACAGGTTATAGATGGTTGCCCGCGCAAGTTCAAGGGACAAGTTCAATGGATTTTCGGACGCGGTCCGGCGCGTGATTTGCATTGCCTGTTTTCGGGTGGATGCGTATAAGGATAATAGCATATTTCATGTTGCCACCCGGAGGAAATCATGTGTCGTTTCAGCAGAATACTTGTCATTGCCGTTTCGGTCGCCCTTTTGACGCTCTCGCTTGCCATGGCAGGAGCCAAGTTCAAGAACGTGGATACGGCCAAGGATCGAAAGGACAATGTGTTTGGTACGGACGCGGCTGAGGATACGAGTACCACAAAATTCGGGACCGATGAATCGGGTGATTCCACCATAAAGACGAAAGCGCGCCCCAAGAAGGAACCGGTGGACTGGTATGACAAGGTCATCATCACCGTGAATCCGAATACCCGCTGGCCTCAGGAAGGTTCCACGACCACCACGCAGACCCGGTACGACAACGCGACCGACACCGAGGTGACCACCACGACGACTGAAGAAATCAAATAATCCAAGCGCGTTCAGGCGCAGTGGTTATAAAAGGCAACGCAAGGTCATCCTTTTCATGACGGGAATCGCCCCTTCTGGCATAGTGCTGTCAGGAGGGGCTGTCATGTTTGAAGCTCGGCTTTGGAAATCTCTGAAAAACGAATCGGTGCAGTGCCGGCTCTGCAATCATTTTTGCGCGATCAAACCGGGGGAGCGCGGCCGGTGCGGTGTGCGGCAGAATATCGACGGCACATTGTATGCGCTCAACTACGGGAAGATCGCGGCGCTCAATCTCGACCCGGTGGAGAAGAAGCCGCTGTATCATTTCCAGCCCGGTACGCGGACGTATTCGCTGGCTACCATGGGATGCAATCTGCGATGCGCCTTCTGCCAGAACTGGACGTTGTCCCAGACTCCGGCAGAGGAGGGGCGTATCGAGGGCCGGGATGTCACCCCGCAGGAACTCGTTGACGAAGCGGTCCGGGTCAAGGCCGCGAGCATTTCCTATACCTATTCCGAACCGACGATTTTCTTTGAATTGATGCAGGACACGGCGCGGCTCGCCAAGCGCGGGGATTGTCGAACATCATGGTGTCCAACGGTTTCATGAGCCGGGAATGTCTGGATGAGCTCGCGCCGGATATCGATGCCATCAATGTCGACCTCAAGTGCTTTACCGAGGAGTTCTACAAGGAGATTTCCGGGGCGAGGTTGCAACCGGTGCTGGAGAACCTGAAATATATCAGGCACACGCTCGGTTGGTGGCTTGAAGTGACTACGCTGCTTATCCCCGGTAAAAATGATTCGCCCGGGGAACTGGACCAGTTGACGGATTTTCTTGCAAACGAGATCGGCACGGACACGCCGTGGCATATTTCCCGGTTTCACCCGGATTACAAGATGGGTAATGTGGGCGTGACGCGACAGGACAGCCTTGAGGCTGCTTATGACATGGGCAAGTCCAAGGGGCTGAAATATGTTTACATCGGCAACATGCCCGGTGCGAACCAGCAGCACACCCTCTGTCCCGGCTGCGGAAAAAAACTGATCGACCGTTCCGGTTTCAGCTCTTCGCGTCCGAGCATACGGGACGGCAAATGCGAGTTTTGCGGTGAACCCATAGCCGGAATCGGAATGGGGTAATGCTTGCCAAGGCGATTCTTTTCCAGTAGGTAACCTTCCCTTCGGGGCATGGCGCAGTTTGGTAGCGCGCTAGTTTTGGGAACTAGATGTCGGGAGTTCAAATCTCTCTGCCCCGACCATGAGAATAAAGAGCCTTGAATTTTGGTGACTACGCCAGAATTCAAGGCTTTTTTGTCTTGTGCTTTTCTCCCGTCGGCAGTGAACAAAACACCCCCTGTACACAGAAGGGGAGGAAAGACTATCTCATTTCCTTGATCTCGCTTTCGAATTGAGCGAATAATCAAGACCGCTCTTGAACATATTTATGCGATTGCCCCCTCTGGAGAAGATATAATGCAGATCGTCACAACTCATGTCGGGACTGATTTTGATGCGCTGGCCTCGGTGGTCGCCTGTACGTTTCTGTATCCCGGGGCGGTGGGGGTGCTTCCCCGTATGGTGAACCCGGAGGTGAAGCAGTTTCTGGCGATTCACGCCAACATTTTGCGGGTCAAGCCGCGCAAGGGGTTTGATTTGGACGAGGTGACGTCCCTGATCGTGGTTGATGCCAACAACTGGAAGCGGCTGGACAAGATGGATGCGCTTTCCGGAAGGGACGATGTCGAGGTGATCTGCTGGGATCATCACATGGAGGGTGTCACCATTGAAAGCGGTGAAACCCATCGTGAGGAAGTCGGCGCGGCCGTGACCCTGCTTCTGGAGGAGATGCAGAAGCGGGACACCGCGATTTCGCCCATGCACGCCACGTTGTTTTTGCTTGGCATTTATTCGGATACAGGGTGCCTGCGGTATCCGTCCGTCACGAGCCGGGACGCCGCCATGGTGAGCTATCTCATTGAAAACGGTGCCGACCTGAACGTGGTTTCCGCCTATCTCGACGACTCCATGGACGACGCACATACTGAGGTATTCGGAAGGATTCTCGAAGAATCCGAAGTCGTCAGAATCGGCAACATCCGTGCCGGGATATGTGCCCTGCAAATCAAGAGCGGGCTGACCTCCCTTGCTCCGCTCGTGGAGAAATACAGGGCATTCAAGGGCATCGATGCGGCCTTCGGTGTGTTTCAGGCGGATTCGCAGAAGTGCATGGTCATCGGGCGCGGCAAGCCGCAGTTCATCGATATCGGGCGCATCATGCGGGCACTGGGTGGCGGCGGTCATCTCGGAGCCGGGTCTGCCATCATCAGGGAAGCAGGGCCGGATGAAGCGGTTGAACAGGTGAAGTCGCTCATCGCCCGGGGCTGTCATGAAACGTCCGAGGTCAAGGCGATCATGTCCCCGCCGGACCTGTTTGTCGTTGATGCGGGGGCCACCATGGCCCAGGCTGCTTGCCAGCTTGCGGACAACAACATTTCCGGGCTTCTGGTCTGTCAGGATGACGTCCTGCTCGGCGGACTCTCAATGCCGGATTGCACCAAGGCAAAGAAAAGCGGCCGGTCGGATGTGCCGGTCAAAGGATACGTCACACGGAAAATCCCGAAGCTCGATCCTACGGCCTGTTGCCGCGATGCCATTTCCCTCATGGCGGATGCAAAGGAGGGGATTCTCGCGGTGGTCGAAGGCGACGAACTGGTCGGCGTGGTCACACAGACCGATCTGCTGTTTCAGGTGTACGAGTTTTAAAACCCGTCGCCAACGGCGATATCACGCCGCAAGCGCATCTCTTTTTAATCGAAATCAGCCAGCAGCGCGCTGACCTGTACGCCTGCGATGACGGGCGTTTCATTGTACCTGAGCCGGATTCGGTACAGGGCGTGGTGGAGCTGGTCCGAGGAAATGCCGTTTCGCAGGGCGGTGTGTGCCTCGATGTAGGCGGCGAGCGAATCGCAGACCTTGAGCAGCGGCCCGTCCTTGGGATCGAGGCTGTCCTTGTTGAAGGTGGTGGCGAGTTGCTCCTCGGTGAGTTCGATAATGGTGCCGTCCTGATTGGCGGACGCCTTGAATTCACTGCCGACTTCAAGGCCGAGGAAATATTCGAGCCGGTTGGCCACGTCGGTATACCCGCCTTCCTTGAGGGGGGCGAGGACCACGCGGTCGAGTTCGCGGATTTCATATTCGTGGATGAGATCGGCTATGTCCTGTGACGCAGCCTTGACCGGTGAGATGATGTCGCGGGTCAGGAGTTCGGGCAGGTCGTGGAAAAGTCCTGCAAAGAAATTGTTCTGGGCGCGGGCACGGCAGGCCCCGACCTCCATGCTGAAGAACCACGAGTATGCCGCCACGATGAACATGTGCCCGAGCACGGACGTTTCGGGGACGCGCGGCGTCTGGGACCACCGTTTCTGGAAGCGGAGGCGTCCGCACATGCGGGCGAATTTTCCGAGCACGGTGTTGTCCTCGTCAAGGAGGTCGGAAACGCCGACGATGTCGCGCATGTCGTTGAGCCGGTCGATGAAGCTGGCTTCGATCTCCGAAAGTTCGTGGTCCATCTTGTTGATGGATTTGAGAAGCTTGAATTCCGAGTAGGAGGCATAGAGGTGCGCGGCGTGCAGGATGCGGCGTCCGAGGCCCTTGTCCTCGGGCTGCATGAGGTACTCGTCGAGCCGGTGCATGAAGTCGTCGCCAAGGGGCAGGATGCGGGGGCGCAGCTCGTTCACGACCCAATTGGTAAGTGTCCGGTAATCGTCCGGGTTTTCCTTGATGCGGTAGAACACGGGCGGTTTTATGTCGGTGATGACGAGCCGGTAGAGGTAGTCGAAGAGGCCGCCTTCGATGATGGTTTCGCCCAGTGCGCGCTTGCGGGCTACGTCAAGGTCCCGGGAATTGAGCAGGAAGAGAAGCCACGCCACGATCATCTTGTGCGCCTGCTTGTCGACCTCGACGAGTTCCATGGGGCGGAGTTTGTCGTTCCACCGCTTCATGAATGCGCCGGAAAAAATGAGTTCGAGCAGGCTTTTTCTGATGATGACTGACATGACGGCTCCCACATGTTCTTTTTTTGATACTACAGCGTGCCGAAAATACGGGACAAATGCAACGAGGGAAGGAAAAAAGGGCGAAAAAGCCGATGGTTGGGTGCGGTTTTTTGTAAACATTTCTTGAATAAAGGGAACACTCGGTGTATACGGATTTCAAATTAATCACACGCAGCCGATGTTGATTTCATGTTCACAGGGTGTTCGGGACGGTCGGCTGGATGACCACGGAAGTTTACATGCATATTTCAGAAGGTGTCCTCTCCGCTCCTGTTTTGATCGGTGGGGCAGGCCTTGCGGCCGTCGGAACGGCAATGGGGCTGAAGAAGATTGATTACGATCAGGTCATGACGGTGGCGATTCTGTCGGCAGCGTTTTTTATTGCTTCACTGGTTCACGTGCCCATCGGTCCGGCGAACGCGCATCTGGTGCTGAACGGTCTGCTCGGTGTGATTCTCGGATGGGCCGCGTTCCCGTCGATCCTTGTTGCGCTGGCGTTGCAGGCCGTGCTGTTTCAGTTCGGCGGCCTGACCGTGCTGGGTTTGAATACATTCACCATGGCCGCACCTGCGGTATTCTGTTTTTACGTGTTCCGTCCTCTGTTGATCAAGGGCAACGGCAGTCGGTTTGCCGCTGCATTCGGATGTGGGTTCTGCGCCGTACTGCTGAGCACCATCCTGACGGCGGGGGCGTTGTCTTTTTCCGGTGAAGCATTCGAAAATGCGGCAAAGGCGCTGTTTATCGCCCATCTTCCCATCATGGTGATCGAAGGCGTCATCACCGGATTCGCATATACATTTCTCGCAAAGGTCAAGCCCGAAGCGCTGGCCGTATCTTCAAGTTAGGTTGGAAATCATGAATCGTCTTATCATCTCCGTCTGTGTCGCCATGGCTTTTTCCCTGTGTCTGGCTGCTGTTTCCTTTGCCCATAAGGTCAATATTTTCGCTTATGTCGATGGCGATTCCGTTGTGACAGACAGTGGTTACAGCCGTTCCCGCCGTGTGCAGGACGGTACGGTCGAGGTCTATGATGCGGGGAGCGGCAAAATGCTGCTTTCCGGCACCACGGACAAGACCGGCCAGTTTGCGTTTCAGATTCCGGCCGAGGCCCGCACCAGCGGTTCCGACCTTCGTCTGCTGCTCAAGGCCGGAGAAGGACACCAGGCGGAGTGGGTGGTGAAGAACAGTGAATTCGCCGGGGAGGGTGCGGAGCCTGCACCTGTCGTCGTGGCTGCCTCGGATGCCACAGTTGACGTTGAAGACGTTGCAGCCCCTGTGAAGGGGGCCGTTGACATCGCCGATGTGGAAGCTGTTGTCCGGCGTGAACTGGCTCCGGTAAAGCATCTGCTCGCCGACCTCAGCCAGCCCGGACCGAGTGTTACCGAGATTGTCGGTGGCATCGGATACATACTCGGCCTGTTCGGTATCGTCGCCTACATGAAAAGCCGAAAATCCAGCTAATACCGGCACAACGAATCATTATTTTTCGTGCTCGCCGTTGTGGAGCCGCA from uncultured Pseudodesulfovibrio sp. includes the following:
- a CDS encoding radical SAM protein; protein product: MFEARLWKSLKNESVQCRLCNHFCAIKPGERGRCGVRQNIDGTLYALNYGKIAALNLDPVEKKPLYHFQPGTRTYSLATMGCNLRCAFCQNWTLSQTPAEEGRIEGRDVTPQELVDEAVRVKAASISYTYSEPTIFFELMQDTARLAKRGDCRTSWCPTVS
- a CDS encoding HD domain-containing protein; protein product: MSVIIRKSLLELIFSGAFMKRWNDKLRPMELVEVDKQAHKMIVAWLLFLLNSRDLDVARKRALGETIIEGGLFDYLYRLVITDIKPPVFYRIKENPDDYRTLTNWVVNELRPRILPLGDDFMHRLDEYLMQPEDKGLGRRILHAAHLYASYSEFKLLKSINKMDHELSEIEASFIDRLNDMRDIVGVSDLLDEDNTVLGKFARMCGRLRFQKRWSQTPRVPETSVLGHMFIVAAYSWFFSMEVGACRARAQNNFFAGLFHDLPELLTRDIISPVKAASQDIADLIHEYEIRELDRVVLAPLKEGGYTDVANRLEYFLGLEVGSEFKASANQDGTIIELTEEQLATTFNKDSLDPKDGPLLKVCDSLAAYIEAHTALRNGISSDQLHHALYRIRLRYNETPVIAGVQVSALLADFD
- the purM gene encoding phosphoribosylformylglycinamidine cyclo-ligase, which codes for MSESAKRSQAYTDAGVDIEAGNLFVSRIKDMVKSTFTPGVATDIGGFGGLFKPEIKGMEAPMLVAGADGVGTKLKLAFMFDKHDTVGIDLVAMSVNDVLVQGAAPLFFLDYFATGKLESGVAEQVVSGVCEGCRQSDCALLGGETAEMPGFYPDGEYDLSGFAVGLADTPKLVNGASIAPGDVMIGLGSSGAHSNGYSLIRKLFDQSGLKADETFPGSDKPVADVLIQPTKIYVKPVLELMKDIDIKGMVHVTGGGFYDNVPRILPEGTAATVEFGSWPMLPIFDWLKAEGNLSWPEMLQIFNCGIGYILICDADSADKALEMLEARDDVDAYRIGEIAARKDGAEQVEVVFP
- the ychF gene encoding redox-regulated ATPase YchF, giving the protein MSLSIGIVGLPNVGKSTLFNALTKAQNAESANYAFCTIEPNKAVVPVPDPRIEVLADIVKPQRVQHSTVDFVDIAGLVAGASKGEGLGNKFLGNIRETQAILHVVRCFDNDDVIHVANSIDPLRDIDVIETELILADVQVLENRIERMEKQLKGDKTLAPKIEAGKALLAHMNEGQPASTFTEELKGLDEILSELRLITAKNVIYCANVDEDGLVEDNDYVKKVRALAEERGAEFVKISARMEEELVGLEDEEYNEFLESYGITESGLHQIIRTGFHSLGLISYFTAGVKEVRAWTIHQGDKAPQAAGVIHTDFERGFIRAEIVAYDQYVEHGSESKCRSEGVLRVEGKDYVMQDGDVTHFLFNV
- the cbiM gene encoding cobalt transporter CbiM: MHISEGVLSAPVLIGGAGLAAVGTAMGLKKIDYDQVMTVAILSAAFFIASLVHVPIGPANAHLVLNGLLGVILGWAAFPSILVALALQAVLFQFGGLTVLGLNTFTMAAPAVFCFYVFRPLLIKGNGSRFAAAFGCGFCAVLLSTILTAGALSFSGEAFENAAKALFIAHLPIMVIEGVITGFAYTFLAKVKPEALAVSSS
- a CDS encoding CBS domain-containing protein, with amino-acid sequence MQIVTTHVGTDFDALASVVACTFLYPGAVGVLPRMVNPEVKQFLAIHANILRVKPRKGFDLDEVTSLIVVDANNWKRLDKMDALSGRDDVEVICWDHHMEGVTIESGETHREEVGAAVTLLLEEMQKRDTAISPMHATLFLLGIYSDTGCLRYPSVTSRDAAMVSYLIENGADLNVVSAYLDDSMDDAHTEVFGRILEESEVVRIGNIRAGICALQIKSGLTSLAPLVEKYRAFKGIDAAFGVFQADSQKCMVIGRGKPQFIDIGRIMRALGGGGHLGAGSAIIREAGPDEAVEQVKSLIARGCHETSEVKAIMSPPDLFVVDAGATMAQAACQLADNNISGLLVCQDDVLLGGLSMPDCTKAKKSGRSDVPVKGYVTRKIPKLDPTACCRDAISLMADAKEGILAVVEGDELVGVVTQTDLLFQVYEF
- a CDS encoding beta-phosphoglucomutase family hydrolase — protein: MSAITLKGVIFDLDGVITRTAKVHAQAWETAFNEFLKARAEEKNVPFEPFDRTSDYHNYVDGKPRFEGVLSFIKSRNVKLPPGTPDDPPSLDSICGIGNRKNELYQEILRREGPEVFSSSVELINELKARGVRVGVATSSRNCQLVLSLAGLEDLFEAQVDGVVSAANDLKGKPDPDIFVTAAKDLGLEPGECVVVEDAISGVQAGRAGNFGMTLGIARNVQGELLMRFGADQVVSDLGEITVDDLEEWFDTGMSTDEWFLTYHGFDPGDEKLRETLTAVGNGYLGTRGAYECECSSYYFYPGTYIAGVFNKTPSSVQGREIFNNDFVNCPNWLPVEFKIGSGGFTSPLSMEILSYAHRLNMREGIMERLMVVKDQVGRLTRISSRRMASMADPHLCALQFDFTPLNYSARITFRSSMDGNVDNSGVARYSKLNTHHLCRVSAGKAGDGVFLHMETTHSRYQIVMAGKTFMLEDGKLLDAKKSIVQDKAKVSEEMVIQTRENTRYTLEKYVYIRTSLDREPGDLKEMCLDGLKNVKTFQGVFGPHAKSWKALWQKADIRVTGDRFVQRVLRLHIYHLLVTASPHNADRDAGMPARGLHGEAYRGHIFWDEVYIQPFFDANFPDISKGLLMYRYNRLDAAREYARENGYTGAMYPWQTADDGSEETQEVHYNPESKSWGPDLSRRQRHVSIAVFVNAWRYVTWSGDKTFLKEYGAEMMLDIARFWGGIATYEEETDKYHIAGVMGPDEFHEKLPGSDEAGIKDNAYTNIMVVWLLERSLEILEELPEKVRNEVVQKIGLTDEDLAKWKDMTTKLNVIMTEDGIISQFEGYMDLAELDWDSYRKRFYSIHRMDRILKAENDSPDNYKVAKQADTLMTWYLLEPEEVARILNQLGHEVKDPLKLLKDNYDFYEQRTSHGSTLSKVVHAVISKYIYSSEISWDWFMEAMHSDIEDTQGGTTIEGIHTGVMAGTLEVLKQDFAGLNMSSTPMKVDPELPAHWGEMRLSFTWQKIWFDLIIDQDRVNMTAYHKGDKVVPVQIFGKEYQLKPGMTVEARKS